In Arthrobacter alpinus, a single window of DNA contains:
- a CDS encoding GAF domain-containing sensor histidine kinase yields the protein MWREVLRNRVEALREEFLSTAEELLTTQDHVQVLLSAVVSMAEDSGLDAVLDRIVCSACELVGARYGALGGMDGEESLSHFITTEFDPEQIGGIEDLPTAQGVFGDLIAVPAHHPSVKTFLSIPLRVRETVLGSLYLTEKVDGGEFSAEDEALCTALAAAAGVAIESARLFEATARRRQWLEAGVEANERILAGKDDSNEQILAVIAGHALAAADSALAIVALITPDRQRLICHTTAGAGTFTAGQEITLQPLLTKVLTTGVTSAVRTAAEVFGPGVTAQLGPALVVGLDLADLGPGLLILARPAGAVVYSQEDAETSILFSSRVALAVEMVHNRRERESLLVSEDRDRIARDLHDRVIQRIFAAGLSLQSLRQVITDEPSLRRVTSITRELDESIRELRETIYSLHHPQKLLEPLSRRVLSTISLLTLDASFKPRIELVGPLDGVISVAVAESLIAVVTEGLSNVVRHSDAVAVGVSVKVDHTMVTLEITDNGDGFANPDRMSGLANMKHRATALGGSCSIDSVLGQGTSLAWAVPRTQPTSRASS from the coding sequence ATGTGGCGTGAGGTTCTGAGGAATCGTGTTGAGGCCCTCCGTGAAGAGTTTCTCTCCACGGCCGAGGAGCTGCTTACCACCCAAGACCATGTCCAGGTGCTGCTGTCCGCCGTCGTTTCCATGGCGGAGGATAGCGGCTTGGACGCGGTCCTTGACCGAATCGTCTGCTCTGCATGTGAATTGGTGGGGGCACGATACGGTGCGTTGGGCGGCATGGATGGTGAGGAATCCCTAAGCCATTTCATCACCACCGAATTCGACCCGGAGCAAATTGGGGGTATCGAGGACCTGCCCACCGCCCAGGGGGTATTCGGAGACTTGATCGCTGTCCCTGCACACCACCCGTCCGTGAAGACTTTCCTGAGCATACCCCTCCGGGTTCGTGAGACTGTCCTCGGGAGCCTGTATCTGACAGAGAAGGTCGACGGCGGCGAATTCAGTGCCGAGGACGAGGCCCTGTGTACAGCCCTGGCTGCAGCTGCCGGCGTGGCAATTGAAAGCGCCCGCCTTTTTGAGGCCACCGCCCGCCGCCGCCAATGGCTTGAAGCCGGGGTCGAAGCCAACGAACGAATACTGGCTGGCAAGGACGACAGCAACGAACAAATTCTCGCGGTCATCGCCGGGCACGCGCTGGCAGCCGCCGATTCGGCCTTGGCGATCGTCGCCTTGATCACCCCGGATCGACAACGCCTCATCTGCCACACCACAGCCGGTGCCGGCACGTTCACGGCTGGGCAGGAAATAACTCTTCAACCACTCCTCACCAAGGTCCTCACCACGGGGGTCACAAGTGCCGTGCGCACCGCCGCTGAGGTATTCGGCCCCGGAGTCACGGCCCAGCTTGGACCCGCCCTGGTGGTGGGCCTGGATCTGGCAGATTTAGGCCCAGGTCTGCTCATCCTCGCACGCCCCGCGGGGGCGGTTGTCTATTCACAGGAGGATGCGGAAACCAGTATTCTCTTCAGCTCACGAGTTGCCCTGGCTGTTGAAATGGTCCACAACCGCCGGGAGAGGGAATCCCTATTAGTCTCCGAAGACCGGGACAGGATTGCCCGGGACCTGCACGACCGGGTCATCCAGAGGATCTTCGCGGCCGGACTGAGCCTGCAAAGTCTCCGCCAAGTCATCACCGATGAGCCTTCGCTTCGGCGTGTCACCTCGATCACCAGGGAGCTGGACGAATCGATTCGCGAACTCCGCGAAACCATCTATTCCCTCCACCATCCACAAAAGCTCCTGGAACCGCTCAGCCGCCGTGTCCTTTCCACCATTAGCCTGCTGACCCTCGACGCCAGCTTCAAACCCCGCATCGAGCTGGTTGGACCCCTCGACGGCGTGATCTCCGTGGCTGTGGCCGAAAGTTTGATAGCCGTGGTAACCGAAGGGCTCAGCAATGTGGTCAGGCATTCCGACGCCGTTGCCGTGGGTGTGAGCGTCAAAGTGGACCACACAATGGTGACACTGGAAATTACCGATAACGGCGACGGATTTGCCAACCCCGACCGCATGAGCGGTCTGGCCAACATGAAACACCGCGCCACAGCCTTGGGCGGGTCTTGCAGCATCGACAGCGTGTTGGGACAGGGTACTTCCCTGGCCTGGGCCGTGCCCCGCACCCAACCCACGTCCAGGGCTTCTTCATAG
- a CDS encoding SDR family NAD(P)-dependent oxidoreductase — MKLDLSEGTTLITGASSGLGAEFARRFAARGSNLVLVARRAERLEELASELRAATNVHIEVLPADLGISGAAVALRNELEHRKIRITSLINNAGFASHGAFDQADPERMAGEMQLNVGAVVELSRAFMPQLLQGRGALIMVASTAAYQPTPGMAVYGATKAFVLSFTEALWAEARGTGLRVLAVSPGSTKTEFFDVVGTDEASVGKQQTPTQVIETAIRELDKANGRPSIVSGRLNHVTALSSRLLSRRALARTSARVLGDVRLAAPEAI; from the coding sequence ATGAAACTAGACCTCAGCGAGGGAACCACACTGATCACCGGCGCGAGTTCAGGTCTCGGTGCCGAATTTGCCCGGCGGTTCGCAGCGCGCGGATCGAACCTGGTGCTCGTCGCCCGACGAGCCGAACGACTTGAGGAACTCGCATCGGAACTGCGTGCCGCAACGAACGTGCACATCGAGGTACTTCCAGCCGACCTCGGAATTAGTGGTGCCGCGGTCGCCTTGCGCAACGAACTGGAACACCGCAAAATCCGTATCACCTCACTGATCAACAATGCCGGCTTCGCGAGCCACGGTGCGTTCGACCAGGCCGACCCGGAACGCATGGCCGGTGAGATGCAGCTAAACGTGGGCGCCGTCGTCGAGCTCTCCCGAGCCTTCATGCCCCAGTTGCTTCAGGGCCGTGGCGCGCTCATCATGGTAGCGAGCACCGCGGCCTATCAACCGACGCCCGGCATGGCTGTCTACGGAGCAACCAAGGCATTCGTGCTGAGTTTCACCGAGGCACTCTGGGCCGAGGCCCGGGGCACAGGGCTTCGCGTGCTCGCTGTGAGCCCAGGCTCGACAAAAACGGAGTTCTTCGATGTCGTCGGCACTGATGAGGCATCCGTCGGAAAACAACAGACACCCACACAAGTGATCGAAACAGCGATCCGGGAGCTCGACAAGGCAAACGGCCGCCCGAGCATCGTCTCAGGCCGGCTCAACCACGTCACCGCTCTGAGCAGTCGCTTGCTCTCTCGCCGAGCATTGGCGCGGACGAGTGCCCGCGTCCTAGGCGACGTCCGCCTCGCCGCGCCAGAGGCCATCTGA
- a CDS encoding TetR/AcrR family transcriptional regulator — protein sequence MRIDSYHHGDLRRTLLEAAAASIETNGVEALSLRQLARDAGVSHAAPSRHFRDKQALLDALAEDGFNRLAASLDEATSGAATTSEEARRRFDDLARSYVGFALAQPTLLSLMFSLKHAPSARTELLAAGHASMELTMRVVVAAQEIGAIGPGDPQRIALVAFATFHGVATLTSGGLLDEVPAEDLVATASELFWNGLQP from the coding sequence GTGCGCATTGACTCTTATCATCACGGCGATCTCCGCCGCACCCTGTTGGAAGCGGCTGCGGCCAGCATCGAGACCAATGGTGTTGAAGCGCTCTCGCTGCGGCAGTTAGCCCGCGATGCCGGTGTCAGCCATGCTGCTCCGAGTCGGCACTTCCGCGACAAGCAGGCGCTCCTGGATGCCCTTGCGGAAGATGGTTTCAACCGTCTGGCCGCATCTCTCGACGAGGCAACCAGTGGTGCGGCGACCACGTCGGAGGAAGCTCGACGACGATTCGATGACCTGGCGCGCAGCTATGTTGGGTTCGCTCTCGCCCAGCCCACGCTCTTGTCGCTCATGTTCAGTCTGAAGCACGCACCCAGCGCCCGCACTGAGCTCCTTGCCGCAGGACACGCCTCGATGGAACTGACGATGCGCGTCGTCGTGGCGGCTCAGGAGATCGGCGCGATCGGCCCCGGAGACCCGCAGCGCATAGCACTCGTCGCCTTCGCGACCTTCCACGGTGTCGCGACACTCACCTCTGGAGGCCTCCTTGACGAAGTGCCGGCAGAGGATCTAGTCGCGACCGCGAGTGAGCTTTTCTGGAACGGCCTCCAACCATGA
- a CDS encoding zinc-dependent alcohol dehydrogenase family protein yields MKALVYQGPGVKQWMEVPMPQVLNSGDVIVRIDTTTICGTDLHILKGDVPAVQVGRILGHEGVGTISETGTGVKDFAVGDRVIISCIKSCGHCVNCRTSLPSHCLGAEGAPGIGWIFGHLIDGTQAEYVRVPYADNSLHKLPDGVTDVQAVMLSDILPTGFEIGVLSGQVKPGDVVAVIGAGPVGLAAMMTAGLCGAATVIAIDVDHGRLEQAKAFGATDTVVSGASNWKEQVLALTDGAGVDVAIEAVGVPETFEMALDAVRPGGHVANVGVHGKAVELHLEELWIRNISITMGLVNANTTPMLLKLVASNKIPAERFATHFFPLDQMMEAYETFSNAATTKALKVVISRVD; encoded by the coding sequence ATGAAAGCATTGGTTTATCAGGGCCCCGGAGTCAAACAGTGGATGGAAGTTCCGATGCCGCAAGTGCTGAATTCTGGTGACGTCATTGTCCGCATAGACACCACAACCATTTGCGGAACGGATCTGCACATTCTCAAGGGAGACGTTCCTGCCGTCCAAGTTGGCCGGATTTTGGGCCATGAAGGTGTGGGCACCATTTCGGAAACCGGCACAGGCGTCAAGGATTTCGCGGTCGGTGACCGCGTCATTATCTCCTGCATCAAGTCATGCGGACACTGTGTCAATTGCCGCACCAGCTTGCCTTCACACTGTCTCGGAGCAGAGGGTGCGCCCGGGATCGGTTGGATTTTTGGCCACCTGATTGACGGGACGCAGGCAGAATACGTGCGCGTGCCGTACGCAGACAACTCCCTGCACAAACTGCCCGACGGCGTGACAGACGTCCAGGCGGTCATGCTCTCCGACATTCTGCCCACGGGGTTCGAAATCGGCGTGCTGTCTGGCCAGGTTAAACCTGGGGATGTGGTGGCGGTTATCGGTGCCGGTCCGGTGGGTCTTGCAGCGATGATGACAGCCGGGCTATGTGGGGCGGCGACGGTCATTGCCATTGATGTTGACCACGGGCGGTTGGAGCAGGCCAAGGCATTTGGTGCCACAGACACTGTCGTGTCGGGCGCATCGAACTGGAAGGAACAGGTTCTTGCACTGACCGATGGCGCCGGAGTGGATGTCGCCATTGAGGCCGTTGGTGTACCCGAGACATTTGAGATGGCCCTGGACGCCGTTCGCCCCGGTGGCCATGTAGCCAACGTTGGCGTCCATGGCAAAGCGGTCGAACTGCATCTGGAGGAGCTGTGGATTCGTAACATCTCCATCACCATGGGCTTGGTCAATGCAAATACGACGCCCATGCTGCTCAAGTTGGTTGCCTCAAACAAGATCCCGGCTGAACGGTTCGCCACGCATTTTTTCCCTCTTGACCAGATGATGGAAGCCTACGAAACATTTTCAAATGCAGCCACAACCAAGGCCCTAAAAGTAGTCATATCACGGGTCGACTGA
- a CDS encoding pyridoxamine 5'-phosphate oxidase family protein, protein MREHTVAPQADILTAEQCWKLLGETSVGRLAVNVNGRPDVFPVNYEIDGESLIFRTGYGTKLHAIDEDANVAVEADAISAEFGIAWSVVIKGRAEHASPESLELNSTVRGLFPWQGVGKTHLIRIVPETVTGRRITLDASMTWNVPLAAAIRAGLE, encoded by the coding sequence ATGAGAGAACATACAGTGGCACCCCAAGCAGACATCCTGACGGCCGAGCAATGCTGGAAGCTCTTAGGAGAGACGTCGGTCGGCCGCCTCGCCGTGAACGTAAACGGTCGCCCCGATGTATTCCCGGTCAACTACGAAATCGACGGAGAATCACTCATCTTCCGGACAGGTTATGGCACAAAGCTGCACGCGATCGATGAAGACGCGAATGTCGCCGTGGAAGCGGATGCTATTAGCGCCGAATTTGGAATAGCCTGGAGCGTGGTCATCAAGGGACGCGCTGAACATGCCTCACCAGAAAGCCTCGAGTTGAACTCCACCGTTCGCGGCTTGTTTCCTTGGCAGGGCGTCGGAAAAACCCACCTGATCCGTATTGTTCCGGAAACCGTGACGGGCCGACGCATTACCTTGGATGCCTCCATGACTTGGAATGTTCCTCTGGCCGCCGCAATCCGTGCCGGACTGGAATAG
- a CDS encoding universal stress protein, producing the protein MEEKTVHEGSRIVVGVDGSPESVLGLKWAQTLAHALDATITAVTAWHMETVFGSYIVPDWDPDEGARQILKDAVQEAFGGNQPEGFRGVCIRGTPAKVLMEQSKSAQMLIVGSRGHGGFAGMLLGSVSSACAEHAGCPVLVVHGERDALKVPAMVGVGHEDGHDPVGNS; encoded by the coding sequence ATGGAAGAAAAGACAGTCCACGAGGGTTCGCGCATCGTGGTCGGTGTGGACGGATCACCTGAGTCCGTGCTGGGTCTAAAATGGGCGCAAACACTGGCGCACGCACTGGATGCAACCATCACAGCCGTTACCGCCTGGCACATGGAAACAGTTTTTGGCTCGTACATCGTCCCTGATTGGGACCCGGACGAGGGGGCGCGCCAGATTCTCAAGGATGCCGTGCAGGAGGCTTTTGGAGGCAACCAGCCCGAGGGATTCCGCGGGGTGTGTATTCGCGGCACGCCGGCCAAAGTGTTGATGGAGCAGAGCAAGTCCGCACAGATGCTCATTGTTGGCTCCCGTGGACACGGCGGATTCGCAGGGATGCTGCTGGGCTCGGTCAGTTCGGCCTGCGCCGAACACGCAGGCTGTCCAGTCCTGGTGGTTCATGGTGAGAGGGATGCATTGAAGGTGCCGGCAATGGTGGGTGTGGGCCATGAGGATGGCCATGATCCCGTCGGCAACAGCTGA